The Papio anubis isolate 15944 chromosome 1, Panubis1.0, whole genome shotgun sequence genome window below encodes:
- the RXFP4 gene encoding relaxin-3 receptor 2, with protein MPTLNTSASPPTFWANASGGSVLSADDAPMPVKFLALRLMVALAYGLVGAVGLLGNLAVLWVLSNCARRAPGPPSDTFVFNLALADLGLALTLPFWAAESALDFHWPFGGALCKMVLTATVLNVYASIFLITALSVARYWVVAMAAGPGTHLSLFWARIATLAVWVAAALVTVPTAVFGVEGEVCGVRLCLLRFPSRYWLGAYQLQRVVLAFMVPLGVITTSYLLLLAFLQQRQRRQQDSRVVARSVRILVASFFLCWFPNHVVTLWGVLVKFDLVPWNSTFYTIQTYVFPVTTCLAHSNSCLNPVLYCLLRREPRQALADTFRDLRSRLWPQGGGWVQQVALKQVGRRWVASNPPESRPSTLLTNLDRGTPG; from the coding sequence ATGCCCACACTCAATACTTCTGCCTCTCCACCCACGTTCTGGGCCAATGCCTCCGGAGGCAGTGTGCTGAGTGCTGATGATGCTCCGATGCCTGTCAAATTCCTAGCCCTGAGGCTCATGGTTGCCCTGGCCTATGGGCTTGTGGGGGCCGTTGGCTTGCTGGGAAATTTGGCGGTGCTGTGGGTACTGAGTAACTGTGCCCGGAGAGCCCCTGGCCCACCTTCAGACACCTTCGTCTTCAACCTGGCTCTGGCGGACCTGGGACTGGCACTCACTCTCCCCTTTTGGGCAGCTGAGTCGGCACTGGACTTTCACTGGCCCTTCGGAGGTGCCCTCTGCAAGATGGTTCTGACGGCCACTGTCCTCAACGTCTATGCCAGCATCTTCCTCATCACAGCGCTGAGCGTTGCTCGCTACTGGGTGGTGGCCATGGCTGCGGGGCCAGGCACCCACCTCTCACTCTTCTGGGCCCGAATAGCCACTCTAGCAGTGTGGGTGGCGGCTGCCCTGGTGACGGTGCCCACAGCTGTCTTCGGGGTGGAGGGTGAGGTGTGTGGTGTGCGCCTTTGCCTACTGCGTTTCCCCAGCAGGTACTGGCTGGGGGCCTACCAGCTGCAGAGGGTGGTGCTGGCTTTCATGGTGCCCTTGGGCGTCATCACCACCAGCTACCTGCTGCTGCTGGCCTTCCTGCAGCAGCGGCAACGGCGGCAGCAGGACAGCAGGGTCGTGGCCCGCTCTGTCCGCATCCTGGtggcttccttcttcctctgctgGTTTCCCAACCATGTGGTCACTCTCTGGGGTGTCCTGGTGAAGTTTGACCTAGTGCCCTGGAACAGTACTTTCTATACTATCCAGACGTATGTCTTCCCTGTCACTACTTGCTTGGCACACAGCAATAGCTGCCTCAACCCTGTGCTGTACTGTCTCCTGAGGCGGGAGCCCCGGCAGGCTCTGGCAGACACCTTCAGGGATCTGCGGTCGAGGCTGTGGCCCCAGGGCGGAGGCTGGGTGCAACAGGTGGCCCTAAAGCAGGTAGGCAGGCGGTGGGTCGCGAGCAACCCCCCGGAGAGCCGCCCTTCTACCCTGCTCACCAACCTGGACAGAGGGACACCCGGGTAA